DNA from Planctomycetaceae bacterium:
GTTCAACAGGCCTGTCGTCAATTCCCTGCGTAAGCAGAAGCAAATCCTCGGCCTGATTGCCAAGTATTGATTGCAATGTTTTCAAAGACGTCTGTCGAAGTTGCTGAATGGTATTGATTCCGATATTGTTAAGAGCCGCGGCGGTAACTTTCCCAACGCCCCAGATTTTCGAGATGTTCAGCGGGTCGAGAATCTGCTGCTTGTTTTCTTCGGTGATAATCACAAAGCCGTCCGGCTTTTGCAAATCGCTGGCGAGCTTTGCGAGGAATTTATTCGGCGCGATGCCGACGGACGCTGTAAGGCCGATTTCGGTTTTGATTCTGTCTTTTATGGTGTGCCCGATTTTTTCAGCCGAGCCGAAAAGTGTGATAGAGCCGGTAACATCGAGAAATGCTTCATCGAGTGAAAGTTGTTCGACATCTGGCGTGAAGTCGTTGAAGATTTTGATTATTTGTTTTGATATTTCGCTGTACCGTTCCATTCTAACCGGCAGCAGAATAATATTTGGGCAAAGTTTAAGGGCTTGCGATGTTGGCAAGGCGGAGTGAACGCCGAATTTCCGTGCCTCGTAGGATGCCGCCGCGACAACGCCTCGCTGCTGAACTGTCCCGCCGACGATTAGAGGTTTGCCCTTTAGAGATGGATTGTCCATCTGCTCAACAGAGGCATAAAATGCATCCATATCGATATGAAGAATATATCTTGGCATAGAGGAATTATAGCGAATGAAATTATTGGTTAAAGGTTAAATTGTAGGGGCGGACCTGGGTGTCTGCCCAATTTCATTCTCGTGCAGCGCTCCGTACTAAATGCTATCATTTTTTGTTTTTTTCTGTGAATTTCTGTTGTTTTGCTGCGATTTACTATTATTTGCCTGCATTTAGTTGACTAAAATTACTTAAAACGCGGATTTCTTAAGTTTTTTCGTTTAAATTCACGCAAGTTGAGTATTTTTGAGTGAAAATACGCGAAATTTGCGTGTAAATATGCGCAATTCAATGGTTTTTTGCGTGTAATAATGCGTCGTAGCGTAGCGAAGACCCCCGATTTTTTAGGATTTTTCTACCTCAAAAGAAAAATCGGAGGGGGCAAGAATGAGGTGCTAAACGAATGACGGACACTCGGTGATTGAATTTATGCTACCTGTTTCCGTTCTTTTTCGCTTATTTCCTCATATTCCGCTGGGCTGACATACCCAAGCGAAGCATGACGACGCCGACGATTATAAAATATCTCCACGTATTTGAAAATATCTTTTTTCGCTTCCGCAAAATTAATATATTTCTTATCTCTGATCCACTCGGTTTTCAAACTCCCGAAAAAACTTTCCATACACGCATTATCCCAGCAATCGCCTTTGCGACTCATACTGCAAACTATTCCGTTACCTCGCAACATATCCTGAAAATCTTCACTGGCATATTGAACGCCGCGATCACTGTGATGAATCAATCCTGATGCCGGTCTTCGCTGCCCAACCGCCATCCTTAATGCATCCATTACAAGCTTTGAATCTATCCGCTCACTCATCGACCAACCTATTATTCTGCGTGAGTATAAATCCATCACCGCAGCAAAATACAGCCAGCCTTGTTCTGTAGGAATATA
Protein-coding regions in this window:
- a CDS encoding IS3 family transposase, with translation MKFQWIKQHDSEFPTAIMCKVLDVSDSGYYGHLKHKPSTAQQRREAISQAAAKSYFESERIYGYRKVYSDLPTKIKCCQETLRRIMRRIGLFSCVKRRFVHTTDSNHTMAIADNLLERNFKAAAINTKWAADITYIPTEQGWLYFAAVMDLYSRRIIGWSMSERIDSKLVMDALRMAVGQRRPASGLIHHSDRGVQYASEDFQDMLRGNGIVCSMSRKGDCWDNACMESFFGSLKTEWIRDKKYINFAEAKKDIFKYVEIFYNRRRRHASLGYVSPAEYEEISEKERKQVA
- the dinB gene encoding DNA polymerase IV; amino-acid sequence: MPRYILHIDMDAFYASVEQMDNPSLKGKPLIVGGTVQQRGVVAAASYEARKFGVHSALPTSQALKLCPNIILLPVRMERYSEISKQIIKIFNDFTPDVEQLSLDEAFLDVTGSITLFGSAEKIGHTIKDRIKTEIGLTASVGIAPNKFLAKLASDLQKPDGFVIITEENKQQILDPLNISKIWGVGKVTAAALNNIGINTIQQLRQTSLKTLQSILGNQAEDLLLLTQGIDDRPVEPDRDTKGMSAEETFPKDVSDKAALLEVLFNQVEEVAGRLREENIEGKTITLKLRYGNFKTVTRSHTFANSTNVSKVLWDEAKKVFEEWHGKSAGALRLLGFGVSGLTAEGSGQKLLFSEPTDNKQKKVDQVFDKIKKKYGGDSVQRKI